From the Streptomyces sp. NBC_01216 genome, the window TACGGCCCCGAGCCCTCGACCGTGGTGCCCTCGCGGAGCTGCTTCGCCGGGTACTGGGTGTGGTCGACGATCGATCCGGCGCCCGTGGCGAGCTTCAGCGGGAAGGTCGCGTCCCGGTCGCTGAGGTTGAAGGTGACCGTCTGGCCGTCGGAGACGATGCTCTTCAACGTCGGGAACAGCGGGGCGGGTCCGACGTCCGCCTTGATGCTCATCATTCGCTCGAAGGAGAACTTGACGTCCTCGCCGGTGACCTTGCGGCCACTCGCGAAGGTCAGGTCGCCACGGAGCTTGCACTGGTACGTGGTGAGCTTGGCCCCCACGAACTTGCAACTCTCGGCCGCGTCCGGAACCGGGGTCGTGAAGCCCGGCTTGAAGGTCAGGAGCGACTGGTAGACGTTGCTGTACATCGCCCACGAACCGGCGTCGTACGCACCGGCCGGATCGAGAGAGGTCACCTCGTCGGTCGTGCCGACGGTGATCGGATCGGTCCGGACGTCGTCGGACGGCAGGAGTTGCCAACCTCCCACCCCGGCGGTCACGAGAACTCCACAAGTGATGAGGATCCGCAGACGGACCTTCGACCGCATTGCCGTGCTTCCTTTTTTCGAGCCCACCCCTGCCGCGACGGCACCCTGGCCCTGTCGCGATGGCGTCAGCCAATCACACGCAATTCACAAGTGGAAGAGTAAACCTTCACACCGCAGGTATATGTCCGGGATATGGGACTTCAGGTGACTGAGCAGCATGTATCGGCCTCCGCGCTTGGAGTGACACCTTCCGCTACGCCCGCTTCGACGCCAGCTGGACGAGGGTGATGTCGGAGGGCGCGCCGACCCGCACCGGGGGCCCCCAGGCGCCCGCGCCCCGGGACACGTAGAGCTGGGTGTCGCCGTACCGTTCGAGTCCGGCGACGGTCGGATTGGCGAGATCCGCGAGGTAGTTCCCGGGCCACAGCTGACCGCCGTGGGTGTGGCCGGACAGCTGGAGGTCGACGCCGTGCCGGACGGCGTCGTGGATGACCACCGGCTGGTGCGCGAGCAGCACGGCGGCCCTGGCCCGGTCGCGGTCGCCCAGCGCACGGCCGAAGTCGGGTCCCTGCCCCTCGCTCTCGCCGGCGACGTCGTCGACACCGGAGAGGTCGAAGCCGGCGGCGATCTCGACTCGTTCGTTGCGCAGCGGACGCAGGCCGAGTTCGCGGACGTGGTCGACCCAGGCGTCGGCGCCGGAGAAGTACTCGTGGTTGCCCGTCACGAAGAAGGAGCCGTGCCGTGCCGTGAGCCGGGAGAGCGGCTCGGCGGCCCGCCCCAGGTTCTCCACCGTGCCGTCGACGAGATCGCCGACGACGGCGACGAGATCGGGCTGGGCTGCGTTGATGGAGTCGACGATGCGCTCGGTGTGGGCGCGGCCGAGGATGGGCCCGAGGTGGATGTCGGACACGACGGCGATCCGGTAGCCGTGCGCGGCGCGGGGCAGCCGGGCGAGCGGGACGACGACCCGCTTGACGCGCGGCCCGCGGAACACACCGTAGGTCCCGTATCCGACGGTCCCGGCGGCGACCGCCGCCGCCGTCCCGCCGACGACCCGCGAGACGAAGAGCCGCCGGGAGACGGCACCCGGCCCCGCCGGGCCGGCCGCCGCGGAGGCTCCGGCGGCGGACCCGTCGTCCGCCCCCGCCACCGTGGGGCCGCCGGACCGGCCCGCGTCGCCGGGGTTCTCCGGCGCGCCGTCAGGGGCGCTGTCCGGGGCGTCGCTTCCGGAGCCGGCCGCGCGGACGGTCTCCTCCGCCGTTCCGGCGTCCGTGGACCGGTCGGCGCCGAGGACGCGTGGGTCGGCCGACGGGGCGTCGGAAAGGCCGGTGAGCAGGGTGCCGCCCGCCTCGGCGGGGGCGGCGGCGCCGGAAGCCGCCCCCCGGGACGGCGCCGGGCGCGGCGTCCCGGCCGGGCCGGTGGGCCGTCCGCGCTCCGGGGCGGCGGGGCGCGCTCCGTCGGCGGAAGCCGGCGGGGAGTCCGCACCGGCCGGCCGCACCGCCCCGGCGGAGGCCGCCCGGCGGTCCAGCTGACGACGCAGCAGCGGCCGGACCGCCTCACCGGCGACGAGGGCCAGCGTGAGGTACAGGAGCAGGGCGAGCCAGAGGAAGCCCGGCCAGGCCACCGCCTGCTGAAGCCGGAAGGGCGCTCCGGCGCGTGCGGAGACCAGGGCGGCCACCGAGAGCAGCGGCAGCAGGAAGGCCGCCGCCGTGCCCAGGCGGCGCGCCAGGCTCCCCCGCACCGTCACGTCGCGCACCAGGCGCCGCCACACATACCAGTGGACCCCGCCCAGCAGGGCGAGGACCGCGATGAGGACCAGCAGGATGACCAGCACGCGCCGTGACTCCTTATCCGCGTGCGCCGCACCGTGCGCGCACGTCACACCAACCGATCTCGCCGGTCACGGTCCCCGGAAGGAGGGACGTGAGGGCGAGTGGCCGACGGACCCGTCGTCGGGCCGTCGGGAGGCCCGCGCCGTCGGGGGCCCGGCCGTCGCCGTCCCGCGGGCCGTCGGCGTGGCCCCGGAACGGCCGGCCCGCACCCCCCGGCGGCGGGCCGGGAGCCCGCCGGTAGGACACTTGGGGGGCACGCCCCTTCCGCAGCAGAGGACGCCGCTCGATGAAGCTCAGCCGCCCCGTCTCCTGGTTCCTGCTCGCCTTCGGCGGGTGGTCCTGGATGATCTGGACGACCTTCGTGAAGAACCTGGCCCAGGACGCGAGCGGGCTCGCCTTCGAGGACGGCGCCCCCACCGCGTACTTCTGGGTGCATCTCGCCTTGGCCGTCACGTCGTTCATCCTAGGCACGGCGATCGGCGTGATCGGCTTCCGGGGTCTGCGCGCCCACGCGGGGCAGCCCCGGCAGTGAGAGCCCGTCGGATGGCCTTCGACCGGTCGAAGGCCATCCGACGGGCTCTGAGCCGCGGGGCCCCGGGCCCCGCGGCTGGGGCACGCGCGGCCCCATCGCCCCGGACGGTAGGCACCCGGAGCCACGGTCCGCACCGGCCGGCCCCTGTCCGCCCGCTGGTGGAGTACGCGCCGCCCCGGTGGCCGGCGCCGGGGGACCACCGCTCGCGCCGGACGCGGGAGCGTCCCCGCGACGGGACTCCCCCGGAGCGCCGGACGGGGAACGCAACCCCGCGGCCGTCCGGGCGCTCTTCAGAGGGAAGGCGGAACACGGACGGCCCGAACCGTCGTCCGCTCCCACTCCTGGTTGCCCGATTCCCCAGGCCAGTCGGCCGTGAAAGGTTGTCCGGATGATCGAGCCCCGCACCCCGAAGGCGAGCCGGAAGCGGGAGGCCGGCCGGCCGGGCTGCCCGCCCCCGGCGGCCCCGCGTACGGGTGGACGGCCCGGGGTGAACCGCCCGGCGGGGTTCGGTTCCCTGATCGATACCTGTACGTTCTCGATCGTGTCTGCTTCGAGAAAGACCGCTTCGGCGGTCACCGCCGTCGCGCTGCTCCCGCTGCTCACCGCAGGCCCGGCACACGCGGACGACAAAGAGGACAAGCAACCCAAGCCGCCCGCCGCCATGTCCACGGTCGGCGGGGCGCTGCTGGGCAAGCCCGGCACCCAGGTCCGGCTCGCCCCCGGCGTCCCGGTGCTGCCCAAGGACCTGAGCGGCCGTTCCTGGGTCGTCGCGGACGCGGAGACCGGGGACATCCTGGCCGCGCACAACCCCCACTGGCGCCTGGCCCCGGCCTCGACCCTCAAGATGCTCTTCGCGGACACGGTCCTGCCGAAGTTCCCCCGGACGGCGACCCACACCGTCACCCCCGAGGACCTCGCGGGCATCGGCGCCGGCTCCAGCCTGGTCGGCATCAAGGAGAAGCAGACCTACACCGTGCACGACCTCTGGCTCGGTGTCTTCCTCCGCTCGGGCAACGACGCCGTGCGCGTGCTGTCCGCCATGAACAACGGCATCGCGCAGACCGTGGCGGACATGAACGACCACGCCCAGGAGCTCCAGGCACTGGACACCACCGTCGTCTCCCCGGACGGATACGACGCCCCCGGCCAGATGTCCTCCGCGTACGACCTCACCCTGATCGCCCGCAGCGGCATGCAGAAGGCGGACTTCCGGGAGTACTGCTCCACCTCCCGGGCGGCGTTCCCCGGCGAGGAGAAGCAGGGCAAGAAGCGCGAGACCTTCGAGATCCAGAACACCAACCGGCTGCTCACCGGTGACCTCGGCGTGGCGCCCTACCAGGGCATCGCCGGTGTCAAGAACGGGAACACCACGCACGCCGGCGCGACCTTCACCGGCGTCGCCGAACGCGACGGCAAGGTGCTGCTGGTGACGGTGATGAACCCGTCCTCCAAGGAACAGCACGCGGTCTACAAGGAAGCCGCCCGGCTGCTCGACTGGGGGTTCGCGGCCTCCGGCAAGGTGACGCCGGTCGGCGAGCTGGTACCGCCGAAGTCCGCCCGGACCGGCACGGACACGGACTCCGACCGGGGCTCGGACGGCACGGCGCCCGCCCCGGGCAAGAACGCGCCCGGTACGGACACCGCCCAGGCCGTCGCCGAGGGGAAGTCCGGCGGCGCCGGAATCGCCCTCGGCGTGGCCGGCGGGGTCCTGCTGCTGCTCGCCGGCGCGGCCTTCCTGGTCAATCGCCGCTGGCCACAGCCGGAGCCGGCGCGTCCCCCTCAGCCACAGGACGAGGACGTGACCCCGTAGCCGTCCAGGCGGCGCAGAACAACAGCAGCTTCGCGTTGAAGTTGATCCACAGGAGCAGGGCGACCGGAACGCCGAACGCGCCGTACATCGACTTCGCCGCGACGCCGCGCATGTAGCCGCCGAGCAGCAGTTTCAGCAGCTCGAAGCCGACCGCCCCGATCACCGCCGCCACCACCAGGCGCCGGCGGGGCGGCCGGACGTCCGGCAGCAGTGTCAGCAGGTACAGCAGAATGAGGAAGTCCGCGACCGCGCCGACGGCGACGGCCGCGGACTGGAGCAGGAACCCGCCCGCCCCGCCGTGGGAGACGCCCAGCTGGTCGGCGCTCCAGTCGACGGCGGTGGAGCCGAGCCAGGAAGCGGCGAGGGAGCAGAGCCCGACGGCGCCGAGCCCGAGCAGCACGCCGGCGTCCTTGCCCTTGCGCAAAACCGGGTTGCCCGCCAGGTCGTCGAGCCCCCACACGGCGCGCAGGCACTCCCGCATCGACCCGATCCAGCCGATGCCGGTCAGCAGCAGCAGCGCGCCGGCCACCAGCCCGATGGTGGCCGCGTTGGCCACCAGGCCCCCGATATCGAGCTGGTCGGAGATACCCGGCACCTGCTCGGAGATGCCGTCCTGGATCCGGTCGAGCTGCTCGCCGCTGAGCAGGGCGGCGCCGATCGCCGCGGCGACGGTGATCAGCGGGAACAGCGCGAGGAAGCTGATGAAGGTGATCGCGGCGGCGAGCCGGCTCCAGTGGGCCTCGTCGAGCGTCTCGTACGAGCGCCAGGCGTGCGTCCGCGTGAGCCGGGCGACCCAGGGGCCGATGACGGGGAGCTTGGTCAGCCAGTCCATGTCGTACGTGTACCCCTTGAACCACTGGTCGAGAGCCTGTCGGACGGCCGCCGACCGCCCGGCCAGAGGCCACCCGACAGGCTCTGAGCGGACGCCGGGCGTCCGGCCTCCCCAGAATCGCAGACGGGAGGCGAGGAGCCCGCCGATCCCCCGCCCTGACGGGGTGTCGTGACAGGGGCGAAGCCCGCCCGACGCGGCACCAGTAGGGCGTGTTGCGGAAGTAGCCGCGTCCGCCCGGAGGGCGGGGAGGGACTTCCGCAACACGCCCTGACTCAGAACACTAGAGGTTGCCGACGATCTTCCTCGGGCTGAGCCGCACCACGACGCGCGTGCTGTCCTTGTCCGCGTCCGGGTTGAACTGGCCGTAGTCCTTCCCGGTGTACTTCCGGGACAGCTCGTCGATCAGCTCCTGCCCTCCGTCGGTGGTCAACGTGACCTCGCCGCGCAGCTCGGCGTAGGTGTACGGGTTGTCAGCGGGGTTGACGAGTACGGTCACCCGGGGGTCCCGGGCCATGTTCAGGGCCTTCCGCCGGTCCTGGGTGGTGGAGAACAGCAGGTCGTCGCCGTCCCGCGTGACCCACACGACGGACTGCTGCGGACTGCCGTCGGGCTGGACGGTACTCACGACCGCGAACACCCGCGAGTCCAGCAGGCCCTTCACGCGCTCCGGCATCTCGACCACGACCACTCCCGATGTCACCCAAAGATCCGACAGGAGCACCCAGGGTAACGGCGATCCGGGTGCGGCGTGCGCCGCCCACCCTCGCGCGGGCCACGGGAAGGGCGACCGCGCCCACGGATCAGGACTCCCGGACCTCCGGCCGTCGCGAGCCTCTCGCCGGTCCCGCCCGGACGACGGACGGTCCGCCCGCGACGGCAGGGGGCGCCCTTCTTCCGACAGTCCTCTCATCGCCCGTTTCGACGAGCCGCGGGGCAATCCCGCCATAAGCGACAAGAGGGGCGATACGGTCGCCTCCATGGCCGCCGAGACCGACCTCGCCCCCCGCTACTCCGCCATCGAGGACGACGACGAACCCCTCACCGGCTGGGGCCGCACCGCGCCGACCCTGGCCCGTGTGCACCGTCCCCGCACCCACGAGGAGGCCGCCCGCGCCGTCCTGGCCTGCGGGGCCCGTGGCGCGATCGCGCGCGGCCTCGGCCGTGCCTACGGCGACGCCGCCCAGAACGCGGGCGGCTGCGTCCTGGACATGACCGGCCTGGACCGCGTCCGCGGCATCGACGCCACCACCGGCCTCGTCGTCTGCGACGCGGGCGTGAGCCTGCACCGCCTGATGGAAGTCCTGCTGCCGCTCGGCTGGTTCGTGCCGGTCACGCCCGGGACCCGGTACGTCACCGTCGGCGGAGCGATCGGCGCGGACGCGCACGGCAGGAACCAGCACGTCTCCGGCTCCTTCTCCCGCCATGTGGCCGGGCTCGAACTCCTCACCGCCGACGGGCGGATCCGGACCGTCCTCCCCGGCACCGACCTGTTCGACGCCACCACCGGCGGCATGGGACTGACCGGAGTGATCCTCTCCGCCACCCTGCGGCTGCTCCCCGTCGAGACCTCCCTCGTCCGCGTCGACACCGAACGCGCCCGCGACCTCGACGACCTGATGGAGCGGCTCACCGCCACCGACCACCGGTACCGCTACTCCGTCGCCTGGATCGACCTGCTCGCCCGGGGAGCGGCCACCGGCCGGTCCGTCCTCACCCGCGGCGAGCACGCCCCCTACGACGCCCTGCCCCGCCGCGCCCGGCGGGCGCCCCTCGCCTTCCGTCCCGTACAGCTGCCCGCCGCACCGGCGCCGCTGCCCGGGGGACTGCTCGGACGCACCACCGCCCGCGCCTTCAACGAGTTCTGGTACCGGAGGGCCCCGCACCACCGCACCGGCCGGCTCCAGCGGATCTCCACCTTCTTCCACCCCCTGGACGGCGTTCCGCACTGGAACCGGATCTACGGGCGGGACGGCTTCGTCCCGTACCAGTTCGTCGTCGGTCACGGGCAGGAGGAGGCCCTGCGCCGCGTCGTGCGGCGGATCGCGCGGCGCGGCTGCCCCTCCTTCCTCGCCGTCCTGAAGCGCTTCGGCGAGGGCGACCCGGGCTGGCTGTCCTTCCCGATGGCCGGCTGGACCCTCGCCCTGGACATCCCGGCGGGCATCTCCGGTCTCGGCACCTTCCTCGACGAGCTGGACGAGGAGGTGGCGCGGGCGGGCGGCCGGGTCTACCTCGCGAAGGACTCCCGGCTGCGGCCGGACGTACTGCACGCGATGTACCCGCGGCTCGCCGACTTCCGGGCGCTGCGGGCCACCCTCGACCCGCGCGCCGTCTTCACCTCGGACCTCGCGCGCCGCCTGGCGCTGTGATCCCGTAGCAAGGAGACCTCCCATGAAGGACGCCTTCGGCATCCCGCAGTCCCTGCTCCTCCTCGGCGGCACCTCCGAGATCGGACTCGCCACCGCCCGCCGGCTGATCACGCGCCGGACCCGCACGGTCCGGCTGGCCGGGCGCCCCTCCCCCGCACTGGAGGCCGCCGCCGAGTCGCTGCGCGCGCTCGGCGCGGACGTACGGACCGTGCCCTTCGACGCGCTCGACACCGCCTCGCACGCCGAGCGGCTCGGCGGGATCTTCGCCGAGGGAGACGTCGACCTCGTCCTGCTCGCGTTCGGCGTCCTCGGCGACCAGGCCCACGACGAGGCCGACCCGGCCGCGGCCGTGCGGGTCGCCCAGACCAACTACACGGGCGCCGTCTCCGCCGGCCTGGTGTGCGCGCAGGCCCTGCAGGCACAGGGGCACGGATCGCTGGTGGTGCTGTCCTCGGTGGCCGGCGAACGCGCCCGGCGCGCCGACTTCATCTACGGATCGTCCAAGGCCGGACTCGACGCGTTCGCCCAGGGACTGGGGGACGCGATGCATGGGACCGGCGTGCACGTCATGGTCGTACGGCCGGGGCCCGTGCGCTCCCGGACCACCCCGGGGACCGGGGGGACGACACCGGCGACCACTCCGGAGGCGGTCGCGACGGCGATCGAGCTGGGTCTGCGGCGCCGGACGGAGACCGTATGGGTCCCCGGGACGCTGCGCGTGGTGATGTCGGCGCTGCGGCACGTGCCGCGGTCGGTGTTCCGGCGCCTGCCGGTGTGACCGCCTCCGGGAGACGCGGCCGGCCGCCACGGGGCGGCCGGTCAGCCCGCCGCGGGAGTGGGGGTGTCGACCGGGGAACCCTGCACGGGGACGCCGGAGACGGGCCGGCCACGGCCGAACTCGTACGCGCGGAGCTTGCGCCACACCGCGTCCGCGCCCTGCTCGTAGAGCGCGAAGGAGCGACAGGTCCAGGCGGCCTCGTAGCCGGAGAGCTCCCGGAACGCCCGGTCCATCGCCTCCTCGGAGATGCCGTGCGCCACGGTGACGTGCGGGTGGTACGGGAACTGGAGCTCGCGCACCAGCGGACCGTCCTCGTCCCTGATCCGCCGCTGGAGCCCGTTGCAGCCGGGAACACCCTGGGCGAGCTTGACGAAGACCACCGGGGACAGCGGGCGGAACGTTCCGGTGCCGCGCAGCCGCATGGCGAAGGGGGTGCACTCCGAGGCGACGCCGGCGAGGTGCGCCTCGATCTCCGGAAGGCGTCGCGCGTCCACCTCGGTCGGCGGGAGGAGCGTCACGTGCGTGGGGATGCCGTGGGCGGCCGGGTCCCCGAAGCCGGCGCGCCGCTCCTGGAGCAGGCTGCCGTAGGGCTCCGGGACCGCGATCGAAACGCCGAGCGTTACGGTCCCCACGTCGTTCTCCTCCGTCGTCGAGCTGCGGGTGCGGATGGTGGTGCAGCCGCCAGTGTGCGGCCTGCACCACCCCTGTGGCCAGAGTCCTCGGACCCGGCCTTCGGTCGGTCGCCGGTCAGTGCTTCGCGGGCAGGAAGCCCACCCGCTCGTAGGTCCGCGCCAGGGTCTCCGCGGCCACCGCTCGGGCCTTCTCGGCTCCCTTGGCCAGGAGGGAGTCCAGCGTCTCCGGGTCGTCCAGATATTCCTGGGTGCGAGCCCTGAAGGGTGTGACGAAGTCCACCATGACCTCGGCCAGGTCGGTCTTCAGCGCGCCGTACATCTTGCCCTCGTAGGACCGCTCCAGCGCGGCGACCGACGTCCCGGTGAGGGTGGACATGATGGTCAGCAGGTTGGAGACGCCCGGCTTGTGCTCCGGGTCGAAGCGGATGACCGTGTCGGTGTCGGTGACCGCGCTCTTGACCTTCTTGCCCGTCGTCTTCGGCTCGTCGAGCAGGTTGATCAGACCCTTCGGCGTCGACGCCGACTTGCTCATCTTGACCGTCGGGTCCTGCAGGTCGTAGATCTTCGCCGTCTCCTTGAGGATGTACGGCGA encodes:
- a CDS encoding metallophosphoesterase, producing the protein MLVILLVLIAVLALLGGVHWYVWRRLVRDVTVRGSLARRLGTAAAFLLPLLSVAALVSARAGAPFRLQQAVAWPGFLWLALLLYLTLALVAGEAVRPLLRRQLDRRAASAGAVRPAGADSPPASADGARPAAPERGRPTGPAGTPRPAPSRGAASGAAAPAEAGGTLLTGLSDAPSADPRVLGADRSTDAGTAEETVRAAGSGSDAPDSAPDGAPENPGDAGRSGGPTVAGADDGSAAGASAAAGPAGPGAVSRRLFVSRVVGGTAAAVAAGTVGYGTYGVFRGPRVKRVVVPLARLPRAAHGYRIAVVSDIHLGPILGRAHTERIVDSINAAQPDLVAVVGDLVDGTVENLGRAAEPLSRLTARHGSFFVTGNHEYFSGADAWVDHVRELGLRPLRNERVEIAAGFDLSGVDDVAGESEGQGPDFGRALGDRDRARAAVLLAHQPVVIHDAVRHGVDLQLSGHTHGGQLWPGNYLADLANPTVAGLERYGDTQLYVSRGAGAWGPPVRVGAPSDITLVQLASKRA
- a CDS encoding SCO4848 family membrane protein; this encodes MKLSRPVSWFLLAFGGWSWMIWTTFVKNLAQDASGLAFEDGAPTAYFWVHLALAVTSFILGTAIGVIGFRGLRAHAGQPRQ
- a CDS encoding D-alanyl-D-alanine carboxypeptidase family protein; its protein translation is MSASRKTASAVTAVALLPLLTAGPAHADDKEDKQPKPPAAMSTVGGALLGKPGTQVRLAPGVPVLPKDLSGRSWVVADAETGDILAAHNPHWRLAPASTLKMLFADTVLPKFPRTATHTVTPEDLAGIGAGSSLVGIKEKQTYTVHDLWLGVFLRSGNDAVRVLSAMNNGIAQTVADMNDHAQELQALDTTVVSPDGYDAPGQMSSAYDLTLIARSGMQKADFREYCSTSRAAFPGEEKQGKKRETFEIQNTNRLLTGDLGVAPYQGIAGVKNGNTTHAGATFTGVAERDGKVLLVTVMNPSSKEQHAVYKEAARLLDWGFAASGKVTPVGELVPPKSARTGTDTDSDRGSDGTAPAPGKNAPGTDTAQAVAEGKSGGAGIALGVAGGVLLLLAGAAFLVNRRWPQPEPARPPQPQDEDVTP
- a CDS encoding YihY/virulence factor BrkB family protein — encoded protein: MDWLTKLPVIGPWVARLTRTHAWRSYETLDEAHWSRLAAAITFISFLALFPLITVAAAIGAALLSGEQLDRIQDGISEQVPGISDQLDIGGLVANAATIGLVAGALLLLTGIGWIGSMRECLRAVWGLDDLAGNPVLRKGKDAGVLLGLGAVGLCSLAASWLGSTAVDWSADQLGVSHGGAGGFLLQSAAVAVGAVADFLILLYLLTLLPDVRPPRRRLVVAAVIGAVGFELLKLLLGGYMRGVAAKSMYGAFGVPVALLLWINFNAKLLLFCAAWTATGSRPRPVAEGDAPAPAVASGD
- a CDS encoding PPOX class F420-dependent oxidoreductase, which gives rise to MPERVKGLLDSRVFAVVSTVQPDGSPQQSVVWVTRDGDDLLFSTTQDRRKALNMARDPRVTVLVNPADNPYTYAELRGEVTLTTDGGQELIDELSRKYTGKDYGQFNPDADKDSTRVVVRLSPRKIVGNL
- a CDS encoding FAD-binding oxidoreductase, whose product is MAAETDLAPRYSAIEDDDEPLTGWGRTAPTLARVHRPRTHEEAARAVLACGARGAIARGLGRAYGDAAQNAGGCVLDMTGLDRVRGIDATTGLVVCDAGVSLHRLMEVLLPLGWFVPVTPGTRYVTVGGAIGADAHGRNQHVSGSFSRHVAGLELLTADGRIRTVLPGTDLFDATTGGMGLTGVILSATLRLLPVETSLVRVDTERARDLDDLMERLTATDHRYRYSVAWIDLLARGAATGRSVLTRGEHAPYDALPRRARRAPLAFRPVQLPAAPAPLPGGLLGRTTARAFNEFWYRRAPHHRTGRLQRISTFFHPLDGVPHWNRIYGRDGFVPYQFVVGHGQEEALRRVVRRIARRGCPSFLAVLKRFGEGDPGWLSFPMAGWTLALDIPAGISGLGTFLDELDEEVARAGGRVYLAKDSRLRPDVLHAMYPRLADFRALRATLDPRAVFTSDLARRLAL
- a CDS encoding decaprenylphospho-beta-D-erythro-pentofuranosid-2-ulose 2-reductase — protein: MKDAFGIPQSLLLLGGTSEIGLATARRLITRRTRTVRLAGRPSPALEAAAESLRALGADVRTVPFDALDTASHAERLGGIFAEGDVDLVLLAFGVLGDQAHDEADPAAAVRVAQTNYTGAVSAGLVCAQALQAQGHGSLVVLSSVAGERARRADFIYGSSKAGLDAFAQGLGDAMHGTGVHVMVVRPGPVRSRTTPGTGGTTPATTPEAVATAIELGLRRRTETVWVPGTLRVVMSALRHVPRSVFRRLPV
- a CDS encoding 2'-5' RNA ligase family protein, whose product is MGTVTLGVSIAVPEPYGSLLQERRAGFGDPAAHGIPTHVTLLPPTEVDARRLPEIEAHLAGVASECTPFAMRLRGTGTFRPLSPVVFVKLAQGVPGCNGLQRRIRDEDGPLVRELQFPYHPHVTVAHGISEEAMDRAFRELSGYEAAWTCRSFALYEQGADAVWRKLRAYEFGRGRPVSGVPVQGSPVDTPTPAAG